From the Simplicispira suum genome, the window CAGCGCGCTCCGGCACCCACCAACCCCAGGCGGCACCGACCGCAGCGGCGACGAGGATCGGCAGGCCGGGCGGCAGCAGAGGCAAGGCGAGCGCAGTGACCACACCACTCAGCACCGCCAGCGCCACGGGCTCGCGCTGGCGCAGGCGCGGCCAGAGCAGACCGAGAAAGGCCGCGACGGCGGCGCCGTCGAGCCCCCAGCGGCGCGGGTCGCCCAGGGCGTCGCCGAGCCAGGCGCCGACGAAGGTGAACAGATTCCAGAGCACGAAGATGCCCAGGCCGGCCGTCCAGAAACCGCGCCGCTGCTCAGCGAGCGTGGTCTGGCCTGCGGCGGTGGCCACGGATTCGTCGATGGTCACTTGCGCCGCCAGTGCTTTGCGCCAGCCCAGGGGCTGCAGCATGTGGTTCATCTGCATGGCGTAGATGGCGTTGCGCACGCCCAGCAGTGCTGCGGCGCCGAGCGCGGCAGACGGGACACCGCCACCTGCGATCACGCCGATGAAGGCGAACTGCGAGCCGCCCGTGAACATGAGCAGGCTGAGCGCCATGGTCTGGCCGACGGTGAGGCCAGCCGCCACGGCGAGCGCGCCGAAGGAGATGCCGTAGAGGCCGGTGGCGACGGCGATGGACAGGCCCATGCGGATGGCGGGGGTCCAGGAGGCGGGGCGCAGGGTGGGTTGAGAGGGACGCACAGATGTCAATTTTGATAGCTGGAAGCGCTTACTGGATAAGCGCTAGAGGCCTAAAACAATTAAATTTTTTTATCTTGGTTCAGGCACGCAATGGCTGCTGGCGAAGAGCCCGACTGTTGTGCGGCCCGCCATCGCGGCGCTCGATAGTCCGGCATCGGGGTCAGAGCACGAGTTTCGCTTTGCGAAATCGTGATCTGACCCCGATACCTGCGCCGCTCGCGCCACTGCCTGTGTGCCACAGGCGCGCCGCAGGGGGAGTCCTAGTGTCGTGAGTTGGAAATTCGTCTCAGAAAAGTGCCGAGAATCGCCGCCATGCGGCGTTGCAAATCCTCGCGATAGCTACGGCTATCACTGTGGTTTGCGCCTTGCCTGACGACGATTTCGCCCCTTTTCATTTTTCAACGTACTTCCAACTCCCGACACTAGTGTGCTTTGTCCCAGTTCGGCCCCACGCCCACTTCGGCCAGCAGCGGCACTTTCAGTTCGGCGATGCCGGCCATCAGTTTCGGGATTTCTGCCTTCACCCAATCCACCTCGGCTTCGGGCAGTTCGAACACCAGTTCGTCGTGCACCTGCATGATCATTTTGATTTCCGGCTTGTGCGCGTCCAGCTCTTTTTGCACCGCCACCATGGCGAGCTTGATGAGGTCGGCCGCCGTGCCCTGCATGGGCGCATTGATGGCAGCGCGCTCGGCGCCGGCGCGGCGCGGGCCGTTGGGGCTGTTGATTTCGGGCAGGTACAGGCGCCGGCCAAAGACCGTCTCGACATAGCCGCGCGCCTTCGCCTGGGCTTTGGTTTCGTCCATGTACTGCTTGACGCCGGGGTAGCGCTGAAAGTACTTGTCGATGTAGGCGGCGGCGGCCTTGGTCTCAATGCCGAGGTTCTTCGCCAGGCCAAAGCTGCTCATGCCGTAGATCAGGCCGAAGTTGATGACCTTGGCGTAGCGACGCTGCTCGCTTGAAACCTGGTCCAGCGCCACACCAAACACTTCGGCGGCGGTGGCGCGGTGCACGTCGAGGCCGGCGTGGAAGGCATGCAGCAAGGCGTGGTCGCCGCTGATATGGGCCATGATGCGCAGCTCGATCTGGCTGTAGTCGGCGCTGGCAATCACGCTGCCTGGCGGCGCCACAAAAGCCTCGCGCACGCGCCGGCCCTCGGCCGTTTTGATCGGAATGTTCTGCAGGTTCGGGTCGGTGCTGGAAAGCCGCCCAGTCACGGCCACCGCCTGCGCGTAGTGCGTGTGCACACGCCCGGTGCGCGGGTTGGCGAGCTGCGCCAGTTTGTCGGTGTAGGTGCCCTTGAGCTTGCTTAAGGATCGGTGCTCCAGCAGCTTGGCAGGCAGGGGATAGTCCTCGGCCAGCTTTTCCAGCACTTCTTCGTCGGTGCTGCGCGCGCCGGTGGCGGTCTTTTTGACGACCGGCATACCGAGCTTGTCGAAGAAGATTTCGCCCAGTTGCTTGGGGCTCGCCAGGTTGAAGGGCTGGCCGGCAATCTCGTACGCCTCGGTCTCCAGCTGCACGATGCGCTGGCCCAGGGCGTGGCTTTGCGCGGCGAGGGTGGGCGCGTCGATCAGCACGCCGTTGCGCTCGATGCGGTACAGCGTCTCGCTGCTCGCCATCTCCAGCTCGTAGATGAAGCGCAGCTTGTCGTCGGCCTGGAGCAGCGGCCACAGGGCGTTGTGCACGTCCAGCGTCTGGTCCGAGTCTTCGCACGAATAGGCAGCGGCTTTGTCCACCGGCACCTGGGCAAAGGGAATTTGGTGCGCGCCCTTGCCGCACAGGTCTTCGTAGCTGATGCCCGTGCGGCCGGTGTGGCGCAGCGCCAGGCTGGTCAGGCTGTGCGGCTTGTGCACTTCGAGCACGTAACTTTGCAGCATGGTGTCGTGCGCGTAGCCTTGCACCTCGATGCCGTGGTTGGCGAGCACATGGCGGTCGTACTTGATGTGCTGGCCAAGCTTGTGGCGCTTGCCGTCTTCCAGCCAGGGCTTGAGGCGCGCCAGCACCTCGGCCAGCGGCAGTTGCTCGGGCGCATCGGGCCCGGCGTGGGCGAGCGGGATGTAAGCCGCCTCGCCCGCCTGCACGCTGAAACTGATGCCGACAATTTCGGCGCGCATGGCGTCAAGCGAGGTGGTTTCGGTGTCGATGGCGACCAGCTCGGCGGCCTGCAGGCGCTGCAGCCACTGGTCGAAATTGGTCCAGTTCAGGATGGTGTCATAGACCACGCTGCGCTGCTGCGCCGCCTCGGCCACGGGGCTGGCCGAGTGGTCGGCAAACAGGTCGCCGCTCTGGCCGGGCATCGCCACTTCGGGCGCGCTTGCGGCGGCAGGCGCTGCCGCTTCCAGCGTGCGCGCCAGGCTTTTGAAGCCATATTTTTCGTAGAAATCCTTCAGCTTGGGTGCGTCGGGCGCGCCAATCGCAATCGCCTCCAGGCGGGGCAAGTCCGCAATCCACTCGGCCAGATCGCAATCGGTCTTGATGGTGAGGAGCTGGCGGCCGGTGGGCAACCAGGCCAAGGCCTTGCGCAGGTTCTCGCCTGCAACACCCTTGATCTGGTCGGCGCTGGCAATCAGCGCATCAAGCGAGCCGTATTCCTGCAGCCACTTGGCGGCGGTCTTGGGGCCGACCTTTTCGACCCCCGGCACGTTGTCCACCTGGTCGCCCACCAGGGTCTGGAAGTCCACCATCAGGCGCGCAGGTACGCCAAATTCGGCCTCGACGCCCGCCATGTCGCGGCGCTTGCCGTTCATAGTATCGATGATGGTGATGCGCTCGTCCACCAACTGCGCCAGGTCCTTGTCGCCGCTGCTGACAATCACCTCGATGCCCTGGCGCGCGGCAATGACGGCCAGGGTGCCAATCACGTCGTCGGCCTCGACGCCCGGCACATCGAGCACCGGCCAGCCCAGCAGGCGCACCACTTCGTGGATGGGCGGGATCTGCGCACGCAGGTCGTCGGGCATGGGGCTGCGCTGCTGCTTGTAGGCCGGATAAATTTCATCCCGGAAAGTGGGGCCCTTGGCATCGAACACGCAGACGGCGTAGTCGGCAGGCACCTCGCGGCGCAGCAACTGCATCATGTTGATCATGCCGCGAATGGCGCCCGTGGCGGCGCTGGCCGGGTCGCCGGGCACGGCGCGCAGGTCGGGCATGGCGTGGAAGGCGCGGTAGAGGTAGCTCGAACCGTCGACCAGCAGCAGGGTTTTGTTGTCGCTCATGCGCCAGATTGTGCACAGGAAGCGGGCGTCGGCGTCGACCGTCAGGGGGCTTGCCCTCTGGCGCGCCGGCAGCGCTTCGTGTTGAATGTCGCCGGTTGCCATTTCGTTCGCCACTGCCTACTTGGGAGCAATCCATTGAAGCTCAAAAAAATCGCCCTGGGAGCCCTCGCCGCGCTCATCCTTGCCGGCACGGCCGGCTGGTTCAGCCTGGACAAGGAGACGCGCGCCCTGCTCAAGACCGCGCCCACCAACCGCGACCTGCTGTTCTGGAGCGTGCCGCAGCGCGACGCTGCCTTTCGCGCACTCGACCGGATTTCACTGCTGGCCAAATGGCACGACATCCCCGCCAGCAGCGCGCCCAAGCCCCTGCCGCAGGGCGAGCCGCTCAAGCTTCCCATCGACCTGGACGCCTACATGGCCAGCCAGCGCAGCGCTGCCATCGTGATCCTGCAGGATGGCAAGCTGCGGGTCGAGCGCTACGGCCTGGACTTTGACAAGGACGGGCGCTGGACGAGTTTTTCCGTCGCCAAATCCTTCACCTCCACGCTGGTGGGCGCGGCGCTGCGCGATGGTTTCATCAAGAGCATGGACGACAAGGTCAGTGACTACATCCCGGGCATGTTGGGCTCGGCCTATGACGACGTGAGCGTGCGCCAGCTGCTCACCATGACGTCGGGCGTGCGCTGGAACGAGGACTACGGCGACCCCCAATCCGACGTCGCCCAGTTCAACAACCACAAGCCCGAACCCGGCGTGGACGCGCTGGTGAGCTACATGCGCAAGCTGCCGCGCGAGGCGCCGGCCGGCACGCGCTGGCACTACAGCACGGGCGAGACCAATCTCGTGGGCATCCTGGTGCAGCAGGCAACGAAGAAGCCGCTGGCCGACTATCTGTACGAAAAGGTCTGGAACCCTGCCGGCATGGAGCAGCAGGCCACCTGGCTGCTCTCCAAGACCGGCAACGAGATCAGTGGCTGCTGCATCCAGGCCGCAACGCGCGACTTTGCCCACTTTGGCCAGTTCATCCTCGACGGGGCGAAGGTGGGCGGCCAGAGCATCGTGCCCGACGGCTGGCTGGCCGAGGCGACCACTGGCCAGGCCGCCACCGGACAGCCCGGCCGGGCCTACGGCTACCAGTGGTGGACGTACGACACCGGCGCTTTCGCTGCGCGCGGCATCTTCGGCCAGGGCATCTTCATCGACCCCAAGCGCAAGCTGGTGATTGCCTCCAACGCCAACTGGTCCGCTGGCGCCAGCGACCGCGCCACCAGCGACGCGCGCGAGGCGTTCTATCTGGCCGTGCAGAAGGCGGTGGACGACGAGGCGGCCGCCGCGCCGGCGCGCTGAGCCGATGGGGCGCTTGCGGCCGGGCCGGTATAGTCCGCCGGCGCTGCGCCTTTGGCGCCGAGGCGGCACGGCGCGGCGCGCCTAGAATCGCGCTATGCGCGCCCCCACTTCCCCCATTGCATCCCTCCTCGCCGCACTGGTGCTGCTGGCCTTTGTCAGCGCCCCGGTTGTCGCTCAAAATACCAGTCAAAATGGCACCCAGCGCTCACCAGATAAGGGTGAACAGCTCTCAAATACAGAGCAAAAGAACAAGCGTGTGGAGCAGCGCACCGAACGCATTCACCTGCAAGACCAGGGCAGCACGGTGGACGAACTGCGCATTGGTGGCCAGACGCGCAGCATCAAGGTGCAGCCCGCTGCTGGCAACATGCCCTCCTATGAAGTGCTTCCGTCCGACGGCGTGCGCAACCGGGCGCAGAACGGCTCTGAATCCACCACCGGCCCGCGCGTGTGGAACGTGATGAAGTTCTGAGCCACGCCTGCCTTCCCCCGCCCCACCCTGCGGCCCGCCTCGCGTCCGCCCTTTTTGAACGCCCCGTTTTCGTGGTGCCCTGAGCCATGGCTGTATTTACCCCCGTCTCCCCCGAAGCGGCCAGCGCGCTGCTGCACAAGCTCCATCTCGGCGAACTGATCGAGTTGCGCGGCATTGCCGGCGGCATCGAGAACACCAACTACTTTGTCACCTGCACGGCGGGCGAGTACGTGCTGACGCTGTTCGAGCGCCTCACGGCCGAGCAGCTGCCGTTCTATCTGCACTTGATGAAGCACCTGGCGCACGCCGGCATTCCGGTGCCA encodes:
- the polA gene encoding DNA polymerase I, with translation MSDNKTLLLVDGSSYLYRAFHAMPDLRAVPGDPASAATGAIRGMINMMQLLRREVPADYAVCVFDAKGPTFRDEIYPAYKQQRSPMPDDLRAQIPPIHEVVRLLGWPVLDVPGVEADDVIGTLAVIAARQGIEVIVSSGDKDLAQLVDERITIIDTMNGKRRDMAGVEAEFGVPARLMVDFQTLVGDQVDNVPGVEKVGPKTAAKWLQEYGSLDALIASADQIKGVAGENLRKALAWLPTGRQLLTIKTDCDLAEWIADLPRLEAIAIGAPDAPKLKDFYEKYGFKSLARTLEAAAPAAASAPEVAMPGQSGDLFADHSASPVAEAAQQRSVVYDTILNWTNFDQWLQRLQAAELVAIDTETTSLDAMRAEIVGISFSVQAGEAAYIPLAHAGPDAPEQLPLAEVLARLKPWLEDGKRHKLGQHIKYDRHVLANHGIEVQGYAHDTMLQSYVLEVHKPHSLTSLALRHTGRTGISYEDLCGKGAHQIPFAQVPVDKAAAYSCEDSDQTLDVHNALWPLLQADDKLRFIYELEMASSETLYRIERNGVLIDAPTLAAQSHALGQRIVQLETEAYEIAGQPFNLASPKQLGEIFFDKLGMPVVKKTATGARSTDEEVLEKLAEDYPLPAKLLEHRSLSKLKGTYTDKLAQLANPRTGRVHTHYAQAVAVTGRLSSTDPNLQNIPIKTAEGRRVREAFVAPPGSVIASADYSQIELRIMAHISGDHALLHAFHAGLDVHRATAAEVFGVALDQVSSEQRRYAKVINFGLIYGMSSFGLAKNLGIETKAAAAYIDKYFQRYPGVKQYMDETKAQAKARGYVETVFGRRLYLPEINSPNGPRRAGAERAAINAPMQGTAADLIKLAMVAVQKELDAHKPEIKMIMQVHDELVFELPEAEVDWVKAEIPKLMAGIAELKVPLLAEVGVGPNWDKAH
- a CDS encoding serine hydrolase domain-containing protein, which translates into the protein MKLKKIALGALAALILAGTAGWFSLDKETRALLKTAPTNRDLLFWSVPQRDAAFRALDRISLLAKWHDIPASSAPKPLPQGEPLKLPIDLDAYMASQRSAAIVILQDGKLRVERYGLDFDKDGRWTSFSVAKSFTSTLVGAALRDGFIKSMDDKVSDYIPGMLGSAYDDVSVRQLLTMTSGVRWNEDYGDPQSDVAQFNNHKPEPGVDALVSYMRKLPREAPAGTRWHYSTGETNLVGILVQQATKKPLADYLYEKVWNPAGMEQQATWLLSKTGNEISGCCIQAATRDFAHFGQFILDGAKVGGQSIVPDGWLAEATTGQAATGQPGRAYGYQWWTYDTGAFAARGIFGQGIFIDPKRKLVIASNANWSAGASDRATSDAREAFYLAVQKAVDDEAAAAPAR
- a CDS encoding AzlC family ABC transporter permease; the protein is MRPSQPTLRPASWTPAIRMGLSIAVATGLYGISFGALAVAAGLTVGQTMALSLLMFTGGSQFAFIGVIAGGGVPSAALGAAALLGVRNAIYAMQMNHMLQPLGWRKALAAQVTIDESVATAAGQTTLAEQRRGFWTAGLGIFVLWNLFTFVGAWLGDALGDPRRWGLDGAAVAAFLGLLWPRLRQREPVALAVLSGVVTALALPLLPPGLPILVAAAVGAAWGWWVPERAVAAPVAPDAEEGTAP